A stretch of Gemmatimonas aurantiaca T-27 DNA encodes these proteins:
- a CDS encoding serine hydrolase domain-containing protein, whose protein sequence is MNRLRPHTRNSPRVVTLVASLTNACKPGFLKQPTALRDAHRRSRLLLAPVVIGPALAIGCASGGMSGGTSSAAAAPLAPPAAVAAPVARAVADSVRAVLDRAIADSAFPGAYAVVGTREGIIAEYGAGRLDVLDNTRPSNTTVWDLASLTKVIGTTSAMLQLVGSGRVALDSPVVRYLPEWTARGANRVTVRNLLSHNSGLQAGRLFYKEATTADEAFQQLFATAPDTAPGVRYTYSDIGFLLLGRLVARVSGESLDAYDAAHIFGPLGMQDTRYLPPTSWLSRIAPTEQDPWRGRKVRGEVHDENAHRMGGVVGHAGLFSSARDLSRFARMYLNYGQLDGQRIFDSATVVAFTRVQNPALSHRALGWETANGTNSAGKRMSTSAFGHTGFTGTSIWMDPGQNLFVLLLTNRVNPTRENRKIGAVRTGLADAVVGALR, encoded by the coding sequence ATGAACCGACTGCGCCCCCATACCCGCAACAGTCCACGAGTGGTCACGCTGGTCGCTTCCCTGACGAACGCATGCAAACCCGGCTTTCTCAAGCAGCCGACGGCACTTCGTGACGCCCATCGCCGCTCGCGCCTGCTGCTGGCCCCGGTGGTCATCGGTCCGGCGCTGGCGATCGGCTGCGCCAGTGGCGGCATGTCCGGTGGTACGTCCAGCGCCGCGGCCGCACCCCTGGCGCCTCCGGCTGCGGTCGCCGCTCCCGTCGCCCGGGCGGTGGCCGACAGCGTGCGCGCCGTGCTCGATCGCGCCATCGCCGACAGCGCTTTCCCGGGTGCCTACGCGGTGGTTGGGACACGCGAGGGGATCATCGCGGAATATGGGGCCGGTCGCCTGGATGTGCTCGACAACACCCGTCCCAGCAATACCACCGTGTGGGATCTGGCGTCGCTCACCAAGGTGATTGGCACCACCAGCGCCATGCTGCAGCTCGTGGGATCCGGCCGGGTGGCGCTGGATAGTCCCGTGGTGCGGTACCTGCCGGAATGGACGGCCCGCGGAGCCAATCGGGTCACGGTGCGCAACCTGCTTTCGCACAACAGCGGTCTGCAGGCCGGTCGACTGTTCTACAAAGAGGCGACCACGGCCGACGAAGCCTTCCAGCAACTGTTCGCGACGGCGCCCGACACCGCACCGGGTGTGCGGTACACCTACTCGGACATCGGCTTTCTGCTACTCGGCCGACTCGTTGCCCGTGTGAGTGGTGAATCGCTCGACGCATACGACGCGGCGCACATTTTCGGGCCCCTGGGGATGCAGGACACGCGATACCTGCCGCCAACGTCCTGGCTGTCCCGTATCGCCCCCACTGAGCAAGACCCCTGGCGTGGCCGCAAGGTGCGTGGGGAGGTGCACGATGAAAATGCGCATCGGATGGGTGGTGTCGTCGGACACGCGGGACTCTTTTCGTCGGCCCGCGATCTGAGTCGCTTTGCGCGCATGTATCTCAACTACGGTCAGCTCGACGGCCAACGCATCTTCGACTCGGCCACGGTGGTAGCCTTTACGCGCGTGCAGAACCCGGCCCTGTCGCATCGCGCGCTCGGGTGGGAGACCGCCAACGGCACCAACTCCGCCGGCAAGCGGATGTCCACATCAGCATTTGGACACACCGGCTTCACGGGCACCTCCATCTGGATGGACCCGGGTCAGAACCTGTTCGTGCTGCTGCTGACCAACCGGGTCAATCCGACCCGGGAGAACCGGAAGATCGGCGCGGTCCGGACGGGGCTCGCCGATGCCGTGGTGGGTGCCCTCCGCTGA
- a CDS encoding HesB/IscA family protein gives MSTMQQPDVMVVLTPVAAGEVVKFMEAEGVTAEKGGLRVSVMPGGCSGFKYGLVIEDAQAEDDITVDVGGIKIFVDPFSAQYLSGTTIDYVSSMQGSGFTFKNPNSTGGCGCGSSFSA, from the coding sequence ATGAGCACGATGCAACAGCCGGACGTCATGGTGGTGCTCACCCCAGTCGCTGCGGGTGAAGTGGTGAAGTTCATGGAAGCCGAGGGCGTGACCGCCGAGAAGGGTGGACTCCGGGTTTCCGTGATGCCCGGCGGATGCAGCGGCTTCAAGTACGGTCTCGTGATCGAAGATGCGCAGGCGGAAGATGACATCACCGTCGATGTGGGCGGGATCAAGATTTTTGTTGATCCGTTCTCCGCGCAGTACCTCAGTGGTACGACGATCGATTACGTCTCGTCCATGCAGGGTTCAGGATTTACTTTCAAGAATCCCAACAGCACCGGCGGCTGCGGTTGCGGCAGCTCGTTCTCGGCGTGA
- the nagB gene encoding glucosamine-6-phosphate deaminase: MSLASGTPAASDGSQARTLQASGGPARVSGSPFLHAGVTGTTRERIPTIIVEAHDELARLVAGRIATLMREREAAGRQVVLGLATGSTPIGVYRELIRMHREEGLSFAHVISFNLDEYYPMRVESIHSYRRFMWENLFSHVNIDAANVHIPDGALARAEVDAACAAYEDAITAAGGIDFQLLGIGKTGHIGFNEPGSGESSRTRMVHLDSITRRDAAADFFGEENVPREAITMGIATILGAREIAILATGEHKAGVVRRAVEGEIDRAVAATFLQRHANTTFYVDDAAAADLTRVATPWLVDEVVWGEPLTVRAVTWLAARCKKAILKLTQHDYAENGLTSLVAQHGSPGAVNGLVFNILGAKIRGKSKLPRSLKTICFSPHPDDDVISMGGILRKFVENGNDMTVAYMTSGNIAVFDHDVRRYMDFLERSAAEALHASGDGVRALTETVHAFLSRKQAGEVDIREVQDIKRIIREAEAVSGIEVMGLSKANARFLNLPFYQTGKVRKDPIGPADVAIVADLLRELQPELIFVAGDLSDPHGTHRMCKEAIDLALEEVYPGTTKRPEVWLYRGAWQEWPITEATVLVPLSQEELTIKIQAIFKHQSQKDSAPFPGQDEREFWQRVEQRNKSTATILDELGLAEYFAMEAYVIV, from the coding sequence ATGTCTCTGGCTTCCGGCACACCGGCGGCCTCTGACGGTTCCCAGGCCCGCACACTCCAGGCGAGTGGCGGGCCTGCGCGCGTCAGTGGCTCTCCCTTTCTTCACGCCGGGGTCACCGGCACCACACGCGAGCGCATTCCGACGATCATCGTCGAAGCGCACGATGAGCTGGCCCGTCTGGTGGCCGGACGTATCGCCACGCTGATGCGTGAGCGCGAGGCCGCCGGCCGGCAGGTGGTCCTCGGGCTCGCGACCGGCTCGACGCCCATCGGTGTGTATCGCGAGTTGATCCGCATGCACCGCGAAGAAGGGTTGAGCTTCGCGCACGTGATCTCGTTCAATCTGGACGAGTACTATCCGATGCGCGTCGAGAGCATCCACTCGTACCGGCGCTTCATGTGGGAGAATCTGTTCTCGCACGTGAATATCGATGCCGCCAACGTGCACATCCCCGACGGCGCTCTGGCCCGTGCTGAGGTGGATGCGGCCTGCGCCGCCTATGAAGACGCGATCACGGCGGCCGGCGGCATCGACTTCCAGTTGCTCGGGATCGGCAAGACCGGCCATATCGGGTTCAACGAGCCCGGTTCCGGTGAATCGAGCCGCACGCGCATGGTGCACCTCGATTCCATCACGCGTCGTGATGCCGCGGCCGATTTCTTCGGTGAAGAGAATGTGCCGCGCGAAGCGATCACGATGGGCATCGCGACCATCCTGGGCGCGCGTGAGATCGCCATTCTCGCCACCGGTGAACACAAAGCCGGCGTCGTGCGACGTGCGGTGGAAGGTGAGATCGATCGCGCGGTGGCCGCGACGTTCCTGCAGCGTCACGCGAACACGACGTTCTATGTGGACGATGCGGCAGCGGCCGACCTGACCCGTGTGGCCACCCCGTGGTTGGTCGACGAAGTGGTGTGGGGTGAGCCGCTGACCGTGCGCGCCGTGACCTGGCTTGCCGCGCGCTGCAAGAAGGCCATCCTCAAGCTCACGCAGCACGACTACGCAGAAAACGGTTTGACGTCGCTGGTGGCGCAGCATGGTTCACCGGGCGCCGTGAATGGTCTGGTGTTCAACATTCTGGGCGCCAAGATCCGTGGCAAGAGCAAGTTGCCGCGCTCACTCAAGACGATCTGTTTCTCGCCGCACCCCGATGATGATGTCATCTCCATGGGCGGCATCCTGCGCAAATTCGTGGAGAACGGCAACGACATGACGGTGGCCTACATGACGAGCGGCAACATTGCCGTGTTCGATCATGATGTGCGCCGCTACATGGATTTCCTCGAACGCAGCGCCGCCGAAGCGTTGCATGCCTCCGGCGACGGGGTACGTGCCCTGACGGAAACCGTGCATGCCTTCCTGAGCCGCAAGCAGGCCGGCGAAGTGGACATCCGCGAAGTGCAGGACATCAAGCGCATCATCCGCGAAGCCGAAGCGGTGAGTGGCATCGAAGTCATGGGGCTCAGCAAGGCCAACGCCCGCTTCCTGAACCTGCCCTTCTATCAGACGGGCAAGGTGCGCAAGGATCCGATCGGTCCGGCCGATGTCGCCATCGTGGCCGATCTGCTGCGTGAACTCCAGCCCGAGCTGATCTTCGTGGCCGGTGACTTGTCGGATCCGCACGGCACGCACCGCATGTGCAAGGAAGCGATCGATCTGGCGCTCGAAGAAGTGTATCCCGGCACCACCAAGCGCCCGGAAGTGTGGCTGTATCGTGGCGCGTGGCAGGAGTGGCCCATTACGGAAGCCACGGTGCTGGTGCCGCTGTCCCAGGAAGAACTCACGATCAAGATCCAGGCGATCTTCAAGCACCAGTCGCAGAAAGATTCTGCCCCCTTCCCTGGTCAGGACGAACGCGAGTTCTGGCAGCGCGTGGAACAACGCAACAAGTCGACGGCCACCATTCTCGATGAACTCGGCCTCGCGGAGTATTTCGCGATGGAGGCGTATGTCATCGTCTGA
- a CDS encoding sodium:solute symporter, protein MTGRFDLLDLFVLLLYLGGTTALGLWIGREQRSATDYFVAERAIPWWAVMFSIVASETSALTFISIPGLAYIGNLGFLEVVAGYILGRIVVARTLLPRYFEGNLVTAYALLETRFGLGARRFTSVVFMITRAMADAVRVFATAIPVALIIGPALPKEYAMPTAILVLGLLTVIYTYRGGMKAVVWTELLQASIYLLGGISAIVLIGKAVDGGWGQIIAQAGSAGKLQVIDWYTGFDRPHTMFAGLIGGGFLAMASHGADQLIVQRLLSSRSLRDAQVAIIGSGFAVFAQMTLFLFVGLGLWVLYDGQAFATADSIFPTFIIERMPHGLIGLIVAAIVAATMSTHSGAINALAASSTHDIYLPLTGRAPDDPRTLKVGKMFALGWGLVLTFGALFFKEQGTPVVVIALSIASFTQGGLLGGFFLGLFWDRANQRDAILGMSVGIFAMAFIVFAKQLIAAFPTLEPTLGGVASIAWPWYVLIGTTLTFATGVLSSFTHAAPTGGSGSTAGIRS, encoded by the coding sequence ATGACGGGACGATTCGATCTCCTCGACCTGTTCGTATTGCTGCTGTATCTCGGCGGTACCACGGCCCTCGGCCTCTGGATCGGTCGCGAACAGCGTTCCGCCACCGACTACTTCGTGGCCGAACGCGCGATCCCGTGGTGGGCCGTGATGTTCTCGATCGTGGCGAGTGAGACCTCGGCACTGACGTTCATCAGCATTCCCGGGTTGGCCTATATCGGCAATCTCGGATTTCTCGAAGTCGTGGCCGGCTACATTCTCGGCCGCATTGTGGTGGCCCGTACGTTGTTGCCACGCTACTTCGAGGGCAATCTCGTCACGGCCTACGCGCTGCTCGAGACGCGCTTCGGTCTCGGGGCCCGGCGTTTCACCAGCGTCGTGTTCATGATCACGCGGGCGATGGCGGACGCGGTGCGCGTATTCGCCACAGCCATTCCCGTGGCATTGATCATCGGGCCGGCACTGCCCAAAGAGTACGCCATGCCAACCGCCATTCTGGTGCTCGGTCTGCTCACGGTGATCTACACCTATCGCGGCGGCATGAAGGCGGTGGTGTGGACCGAACTGTTGCAGGCGAGCATCTATCTGCTTGGTGGCATTTCGGCGATTGTGCTGATCGGCAAGGCTGTCGACGGTGGCTGGGGTCAGATCATCGCCCAGGCGGGTTCGGCCGGCAAACTGCAGGTGATCGATTGGTATACTGGCTTCGATCGTCCGCACACGATGTTTGCAGGGCTCATCGGTGGTGGCTTCCTGGCGATGGCCTCCCATGGCGCCGACCAGTTGATCGTGCAGCGTCTGTTGTCGAGCCGCTCGCTGCGCGACGCGCAGGTGGCCATCATCGGCAGCGGCTTTGCCGTATTCGCCCAGATGACGCTGTTCCTGTTCGTTGGCTTGGGCCTCTGGGTGCTCTATGATGGCCAAGCCTTCGCGACGGCCGATTCGATCTTCCCGACGTTCATCATCGAGCGCATGCCCCATGGCTTGATTGGCCTGATCGTGGCGGCCATTGTGGCGGCCACGATGAGCACACATTCGGGAGCGATCAATGCATTGGCCGCTTCGTCGACGCACGACATCTACCTGCCGCTGACGGGCCGCGCTCCGGACGATCCGCGCACGCTCAAGGTGGGCAAGATGTTCGCGTTGGGGTGGGGCCTGGTACTCACCTTTGGCGCGCTGTTCTTCAAGGAGCAGGGCACGCCAGTGGTGGTGATCGCCCTGTCCATCGCCTCGTTCACGCAGGGTGGTCTGTTGGGTGGCTTTTTCCTGGGGCTGTTCTGGGATCGTGCCAACCAGCGTGATGCCATTCTCGGCATGAGTGTGGGCATTTTTGCGATGGCGTTCATCGTGTTCGCCAAACAACTCATCGCGGCGTTTCCAACGCTCGAACCCACGCTGGGTGGCGTGGCCTCGATCGCGTGGCCGTGGTACGTGCTGATCGGTACGACGCTGACGTTTGCCACCGGCGTGTTGTCTTCCTTCACCCACGCTGCGCCGACTGGCGGCAGCGGTTCCACGGCGGGGATTCGTTCATGA
- a CDS encoding N-acetylglucosamine kinase — MSAGPLDPTPLVVGVDGGGTRTRVLLCDATGAVLARVEGAASALQTVQESVAADIIKSLIAEALAAADRPDTRPAVCVVGVAGAGQERAAQALWAALAQRRVADDVSVQADATIAMDDAFGDSAGVLLVAGTGSVAFSRAPDGRIERCGGWGPYVGDEGSAAWLGKRALGVVSASQDGREPETALTGAVLTALELESLEDVIPWAAKATPGTFAQLAPVVAQVAATGDLRANALISFCVEELALHVRTLARRCFQDERAAIPVAFNGGLLSRGSLVRKRLEQRLKSAVPGAMIRAEEVDAARGAIRRARRLLGVEV, encoded by the coding sequence ATGAGTGCTGGTCCACTGGACCCGACACCACTGGTCGTCGGTGTCGATGGCGGTGGCACCCGGACGCGCGTGTTGTTGTGCGATGCGACGGGCGCTGTCCTGGCCCGTGTGGAGGGCGCCGCCAGCGCCCTGCAGACGGTTCAGGAGTCGGTGGCCGCCGACATCATCAAATCGCTGATCGCCGAAGCCCTGGCGGCGGCTGATCGACCGGATACCCGTCCCGCGGTGTGTGTGGTGGGCGTGGCGGGTGCTGGTCAGGAACGGGCGGCCCAGGCGCTCTGGGCGGCCTTGGCGCAGCGTCGGGTGGCGGACGATGTGTCGGTGCAGGCCGACGCGACCATCGCGATGGATGATGCGTTCGGCGATTCGGCAGGTGTGCTACTGGTCGCCGGAACGGGTTCGGTGGCGTTCTCGCGCGCCCCGGATGGTCGTATCGAGCGCTGTGGTGGCTGGGGCCCGTATGTGGGCGACGAAGGCAGCGCGGCGTGGCTTGGCAAGCGCGCGCTGGGTGTGGTGTCGGCGTCGCAGGATGGTCGTGAGCCGGAGACCGCCCTCACCGGCGCGGTGCTGACGGCGCTCGAACTCGAATCGCTCGAGGACGTGATCCCGTGGGCCGCCAAGGCCACGCCGGGCACGTTTGCGCAGCTCGCGCCGGTGGTCGCACAGGTGGCCGCAACGGGTGACCTGCGAGCCAATGCGCTGATCAGCTTCTGCGTGGAAGAGCTGGCGCTCCACGTGCGCACATTGGCACGTCGGTGCTTTCAGGACGAACGCGCGGCGATCCCGGTGGCCTTCAATGGCGGCCTGTTGTCGCGCGGTTCACTGGTGCGCAAACGCCTCGAGCAGCGGCTCAAGAGCGCCGTGCCGGGAGCGATGATCCGGGCCGAAGAAGTGGACGCGGCGCGGGGAGCGATCAGACGGGCGAGGAGACTGCTCGGCGTGGAAGTCTAG
- a CDS encoding dicarboxylate/amino acid:cation symporter has translation MAHLSVSTAPAPPGKKGFLGIGFSQWILISMVVGILIGWLAPDFAPNLKPFANIFLRMIKSLIVPLLFSTLVVGIAGHGDDMKKVGKLALRSIIYFEIVTTLALAIGLVAVNLVKPGVGLQIAPDVGAGEEFQALASKTPTFASVLEHTVPQSFFEAAAQNEVLQIVFFAILFAVALARVEGDSKTVMLNWLQSLSDIMFKFVGIVMAYAPIGIGAAIGVTVGKSGLEVMLNLAKLVGTLYVSLVVFILVVLLPVALIARINIKRFWSLVKEPWLIAFSTASSEAAFPQAMQAMEKFGVPRRIVSFVLPTGYSFNLDGSTLYLAIASVFVAQAAGIDMPIGQQLLMMLTLMLTSKGVAAVPRASLVILSGALAQFGLPLEGIAVILGVDAIMDMARTSVNLLGNCLATAVMARWEGVLGEGEPEAAAQA, from the coding sequence ATGGCTCATCTCTCCGTCTCCACCGCACCGGCGCCGCCGGGCAAAAAAGGCTTCCTCGGCATCGGTTTCTCGCAGTGGATCCTGATCTCGATGGTGGTCGGCATTCTGATCGGGTGGCTGGCCCCCGATTTTGCGCCGAACCTCAAGCCGTTCGCGAACATCTTCCTGCGCATGATCAAGTCGTTGATCGTGCCGCTGCTGTTCAGCACCCTGGTGGTGGGCATCGCCGGACACGGCGACGACATGAAGAAGGTGGGCAAGCTCGCGCTGCGTTCGATCATCTACTTCGAGATCGTGACCACGCTGGCGTTGGCGATCGGCCTGGTGGCCGTGAATCTCGTGAAGCCTGGCGTGGGGCTGCAGATCGCGCCGGACGTGGGCGCTGGTGAAGAGTTCCAGGCGCTGGCCTCAAAGACCCCCACGTTTGCCTCGGTGCTCGAGCACACGGTCCCGCAGAGCTTCTTCGAAGCGGCGGCGCAGAACGAAGTGCTGCAGATCGTGTTTTTCGCGATTCTGTTCGCCGTGGCACTGGCGCGCGTGGAAGGTGATTCCAAGACGGTGATGCTCAATTGGCTGCAGTCGTTGAGCGACATCATGTTCAAGTTCGTGGGCATCGTGATGGCATACGCGCCCATCGGAATCGGCGCCGCGATCGGTGTGACCGTGGGCAAGAGCGGTCTCGAGGTGATGCTCAACCTCGCCAAGCTCGTCGGCACGCTCTATGTGTCGCTGGTGGTGTTCATTCTCGTGGTGCTGTTGCCGGTCGCGCTCATCGCGCGCATCAACATCAAGCGCTTCTGGTCGCTGGTGAAGGAACCCTGGTTGATCGCCTTCTCCACGGCGTCCAGTGAAGCGGCGTTCCCGCAGGCCATGCAGGCCATGGAGAAGTTCGGCGTCCCGCGTCGTATCGTGTCCTTCGTATTGCCCACGGGCTATTCGTTCAACCTCGATGGCAGCACGCTCTATCTCGCCATCGCCTCCGTGTTCGTGGCGCAGGCCGCTGGCATCGACATGCCGATCGGCCAGCAGTTGCTGATGATGCTCACGCTCATGCTCACGTCGAAGGGCGTGGCGGCAGTGCCGCGCGCGTCGCTGGTGATTCTCTCCGGCGCGTTGGCGCAGTTTGGCCTGCCACTCGAAGGCATCGCGGTCATTCTCGGTGTGGACGCCATCATGGACATGGCCCGCACATCGGTGAACCTGCTCGGCAACTGCCTCGCCACCGCTGTCATGGCACGATGGGAAGGCGTGCTGGGAGAAGGGGAGCCGGAGGCGGCGGCGCAGGCGTAA
- a CDS encoding amino acid permease: MSLFDRKPIAAADNGEHGMRRTLGAGDLVMLAIGAVIGAGIFSSLGTAAAGETLADGTVVRYGAGPALVLSFILLGAVCGLAALCYAELASMIPQAGSAYAYSYATLGEIVAWVVGWALILEYAVGNVAVAIGWSGYFTSLLSGFGIDLPPWLTHGYWNVKASSDPAIHGLLETAPRIGGIPILVNLPAFGIVAAITVLLMQGVKESTRANNIMVVVKLLVLALFVIVGAMHIDPANYKPFAPNGFRGIHQGAAIVFFAYIGFDAISTAAEETKNPQRNLPIGILGGLAVCTVIYVIVGGVATGLVPYDQLRSSDPLAKALSLAGLSTASWIVAAGATVSMAAVLLVFQYGQPRIFYSMARVGLLPKFAAKLHPKTRTPHITTLITGVAVALGSLVADDAATYDLTNIGTLAAFAVVCIGVLVLRVREPDRHRPFRVPFVWGVTLLGAGACVFVMKGLPSSAWKAFGVWMAIGLVIYFSYGFRHSVLRNPTDNR; the protein is encoded by the coding sequence ATGAGTCTGTTCGATCGGAAACCGATCGCCGCCGCAGACAATGGCGAGCATGGTATGCGCCGCACATTGGGTGCTGGCGATCTTGTCATGTTGGCGATTGGCGCCGTCATCGGTGCCGGCATCTTCTCCTCGCTCGGAACGGCAGCGGCCGGCGAGACACTCGCCGATGGTACGGTGGTGCGCTACGGAGCCGGTCCCGCCCTCGTCCTGTCGTTCATCCTGCTCGGCGCGGTCTGCGGGCTCGCAGCCCTGTGTTATGCCGAACTCGCGTCGATGATTCCGCAAGCCGGCAGTGCGTACGCGTACTCCTATGCCACATTGGGCGAGATCGTCGCCTGGGTCGTGGGGTGGGCGCTCATTCTCGAGTATGCGGTCGGCAACGTGGCCGTGGCCATCGGGTGGAGTGGATACTTCACATCGTTGCTTTCGGGCTTCGGGATCGATCTGCCCCCTTGGCTCACGCATGGCTACTGGAATGTGAAAGCCAGCAGTGATCCCGCCATTCACGGATTGCTCGAGACGGCACCCCGCATTGGCGGGATCCCCATCCTCGTGAACCTGCCGGCCTTTGGTATTGTCGCAGCCATCACGGTGCTGCTGATGCAGGGCGTGAAAGAGAGCACGCGGGCGAACAACATCATGGTGGTCGTGAAGTTGCTCGTGCTCGCGCTCTTCGTGATTGTGGGCGCGATGCACATCGATCCGGCGAACTACAAGCCGTTCGCCCCCAACGGATTCCGCGGCATCCATCAGGGTGCTGCCATCGTGTTCTTCGCGTACATCGGGTTCGACGCCATTTCCACGGCCGCCGAGGAGACGAAGAACCCGCAGCGCAATTTGCCCATTGGTATTCTGGGTGGCTTGGCGGTGTGTACCGTCATCTACGTGATTGTCGGTGGTGTGGCCACCGGCCTGGTGCCCTACGATCAACTGCGCAGCTCCGACCCGCTCGCCAAGGCCTTGTCGCTGGCGGGACTGTCCACGGCGAGCTGGATCGTGGCTGCTGGCGCCACGGTGTCGATGGCGGCCGTGCTGCTCGTGTTCCAATACGGTCAGCCGCGCATCTTCTACTCCATGGCGCGTGTCGGCCTGCTGCCCAAGTTCGCTGCCAAGCTGCATCCGAAGACGCGGACCCCGCACATCACGACGCTGATCACGGGCGTGGCGGTGGCACTGGGTTCACTCGTGGCTGATGATGCGGCCACCTACGACCTCACGAACATCGGTACGCTGGCCGCGTTCGCGGTGGTCTGCATCGGCGTGTTGGTGCTGCGTGTTCGCGAACCGGACCGTCATCGCCCCTTCCGCGTCCCGTTTGTGTGGGGCGTGACCTTGCTCGGGGCAGGGGCCTGCGTGTTCGTGATGAAGGGACTTCCGAGCAGTGCCTGGAAGGCGTTCGGGGTCTGGATGGCTATTGGCCTCGTGATCTATTTCTCGTACGGCTTCCGGCACTCGGTGCTGCGCAATCCCACTGACAACCGCTGA
- a CDS encoding ExbD/TolR family protein, translated as MGMSTGGGSGGLTNDINVTPMIDVLLVLLVIFMIIVPMSRKAIDTQLPDPNPQPAQPNVNPDQIVLEILPDDKYAINKEDVPKDQLFTRLKGLYDPRPEKIIFVKGDTTVSYSNVIFAMDQARGAGVKVIGIAPK; from the coding sequence ATGGGTATGTCCACAGGTGGTGGCAGCGGCGGTTTGACGAACGACATCAACGTCACGCCCATGATCGACGTGCTCCTCGTGCTCCTGGTGATCTTCATGATCATCGTGCCGATGAGCCGCAAGGCGATCGATACGCAGTTGCCTGATCCGAATCCGCAGCCGGCTCAGCCGAATGTGAACCCGGATCAGATCGTTCTGGAGATCCTCCCGGACGACAAGTATGCGATCAACAAAGAAGACGTGCCGAAGGATCAGCTCTTCACTCGTCTCAAGGGACTGTACGATCCCCGTCCGGAGAAGATCATCTTCGTGAAGGGTGATACGACGGTGAGCTATTCGAACGTGATCTTTGCGATGGACCAGGCGCGCGGTGCCGGCGTCAAGGTTATCGGTATCGCACCGAAGTAA
- a CDS encoding ExbD/TolR family protein, with protein sequence MGMSAGGGAGVKADPNVTPMIDVMLVLLIIFMITIPQINAGFTAVPPEGQNLKPHPEEDGDQVLGIDDQGRYYLNKQPVRNEDLETLVREIYGKERDDYIMYVKAHKDLQYLKVIDAIDVLSRGGVRVAALITEQQSGTESLVESDRLRPGGN encoded by the coding sequence ATGGGTATGAGCGCAGGCGGCGGGGCCGGGGTAAAAGCCGATCCCAACGTCACGCCCATGATCGACGTGATGCTGGTGCTCCTCATCATCTTCATGATCACGATCCCGCAGATCAACGCGGGCTTCACGGCGGTTCCGCCCGAAGGGCAGAATCTCAAGCCGCATCCGGAAGAAGATGGTGATCAGGTGCTCGGCATCGACGATCAGGGTCGGTATTACCTGAACAAGCAGCCGGTGCGCAATGAGGACCTCGAAACCCTCGTGCGTGAGATCTACGGCAAGGAACGTGATGACTACATCATGTACGTGAAGGCCCATAAGGACCTCCAGTACCTGAAGGTCATCGACGCGATCGATGTGCTGTCCCGTGGTGGCGTGCGCGTGGCCGCACTCATCACCGAGCAGCAGTCGGGTACGGAATCGCTGGTGGAAAGCGATCGCCTGCGCCCGGGAGGGAACTGA
- a CDS encoding MotA/TolQ/ExbB proton channel family protein translates to MGMDIMDLWHEMGWFAKGIVWTLLIMSAYSTGIMIQKWWQMRRAQGETRKFAPEFSQFLEEDNLTEAINLAEGYKKSHVARVLGGALGEIRPLIQDGSVTVADINSAERAVEREMLMTVVDLKRGLGVLATVGATAPFVGLVGTTMGIVNSFTAMSTSGAGGISSMAAGIAEALITTAIGIGVAIPAVWGFNYFQTKIDNLTAEMTYTSKEMIDYLIKGVSGEFGRSRFTREFNTAGQSPISK, encoded by the coding sequence ATGGGTATGGACATTATGGACCTTTGGCACGAGATGGGTTGGTTTGCCAAAGGTATCGTCTGGACGCTGTTGATCATGTCGGCCTATTCCACGGGCATCATGATTCAGAAGTGGTGGCAGATGCGTCGCGCGCAGGGCGAGACGCGGAAGTTTGCTCCGGAGTTCTCGCAGTTCCTCGAAGAAGACAACCTCACTGAGGCCATCAACCTCGCGGAAGGCTACAAGAAGTCGCATGTGGCGCGTGTACTTGGCGGCGCGCTGGGCGAAATCCGCCCGCTCATCCAGGATGGCTCGGTGACGGTTGCCGACATCAACTCGGCCGAGCGTGCGGTTGAGCGCGAAATGCTGATGACGGTGGTGGACCTGAAGCGTGGTCTGGGCGTGCTCGCGACGGTTGGTGCGACGGCGCCGTTCGTTGGTCTGGTCGGCACGACGATGGGTATCGTGAATTCCTTCACGGCCATGTCGACGTCCGGCGCAGGTGGTATCTCCTCGATGGCGGCCGGTATCGCCGAAGCCCTCATCACGACGGCTATCGGTATCGGCGTCGCCATTCCGGCGGTGTGGGGTTTCAACTACTTCCAGACGAAGATTGACAACCTGACGGCCGAGATGACGTACACGTCGAAGGAAATGATCGACTACCTCATCAAGGGCGTTTCGGGTGAGTTCGGCCGCTCGCGCTTCACGCGTGAGTTCAACACCGCTGGCCAGTCCCCGATCTCGAAGTAA